A stretch of DNA from Microlunatus sp. Gsoil 973:
CCGGCGACGGCGACCGTACGGCACTCGGCGGCCAGCTCGTCGAGCGCACGGTCAACGGTCGCATACCAGTCCGGCCAGCCGGTCTGGTTCAGCTCCTGCCAACTCGTCCCGTGCCCGGGCAGCCGGGGGAGGCTGACCCGGAAGCCCTGCTCGACCAGGTATTCCGCCCAGGGGCGCAGGGACGCCGGTGACCCGCAGAAACCGTGGCAGAGCAGCACGCCGATCTCGCCGTCACCGCCGTGGTACGCCTCCGCCCCAGCCCGGACCTGGGCCCCGGATCGGGCGACCGGCGGACGCCGGGGCAGCAGCCTCATAGCTGCAGCGTAGTGTTCCGGCCGGCGCCGGACGTCCCGTCGTGGGAGTTGGGCCGGAGCGTGTTCTGGGAGTGGCGCGGCACACTAGTGTTAGGCGACCGCTAGCGATTGCGGTGACCGCGCCGCGCCGTCGCCCAGGAGGGTACTTGTTGTACTGGCTGTTGAAGCACCTGATTGCCCGGCCGCTCTTCTCGGCATGGTGGCGGCCGTGGGTGCAGGGCGAGGAGAACCTTCCGGACAAGGGCGCGGTGATCCTGGTCGCCAACCATCTGGCGGAGGGGGAGACGGTGCTGCTCCCGGCGATCTTGAAGCGGCGGCTGGTGTTCACCCCGAAGGTCGAACTGTTCCACCTCGGTGGTGTCAAGGGCTGGGTCTTCCGGTGGTTCATGCGCAGCATCAGGATGCTGCCGCTGGACCGCTCCGGCGGCAAGAAGAGCGCCGACGACATGGCGGCGTTCGCCGACGTGCTCCGTGAGGGCCGGGTGGTGATCATGTTTCCCGAGGGCGGGCGGTCACCGGACGGCCGGTTGTACAAGGGACGGACCGGAGCGGCCAGGCTGGCACTACAGTCCGGCGTACCGGTGATTCCGGTGGCGGTATTCGACACCCATTTCTCCAAGGGTTTGCTCGGCATCCCCCGGCTGGTCCGGCCGGGCATCCGGATCGGCAGACCGATGGATTTCTCGCGATACCGCGGTGCCGGCAACGATCGCGACACGCTGCGCTGGATCACCGACGAGATGATGAACGGGATCATGGAGCTGTCCGGCCAGACCTACGTCGACACGTACGTGTCGGCGGTCAAGGCGGAACTGCGCCGCGGCGTACCCGTCGATCTGGTCGACGTACCGGAACTGCCCCGGCCCGGCTACGGCAGACCCGTACCGCCGGTCCCCGGCCGGGAGGTGGAGGCGGCCTGATGGCCGATCGGCAGAAGTCCGAACACCGGGCAGTGTGGGACCGGCTGCCCCGGACGGTCCGCGAGCACGTCCCGCCGGTCAGCGCGGTACGCGAGGTGGTCCGCGACCGGGTCGACCAGATCAGCGTCCCCGAGAAGCTGCGCGGGCCGGAGGACGAGGAGTCGACCCCCGGCGCCGTTCTGTACTGGATGCTGCGCAATGTCCTGGTCGGACCGACGGTCGACCGGGTGTTCCGGCCGGTCGCCGAGGGGGTTGCGAACGTACCCGGGCACGGTCCGGCGATCCTGGCCTGCAACCACCTGTCCTACGCCGACTGGCTGTTTCTGCCGCTGATGCTGGACCGGCGGGTGACCTTCGTGGCCAAGTCGGATTATTTCACGGGTTCCGGAGTGCGGGGTTGGGCGCAGCGCCGCTTCTTCCGGGGGACCGGACAGGTGCCGGTGGACCGCAGTGGCGGCCGGGCCAGCGAGGGCGCACTGCGGGCCGGGCTTAAGGTGCTGCAGCGCGGCGAGCTGTTCGGCATCTTCCCCGAAGGCACTCGGAGTCACGACGGCCGGCTCTACAAGGGCCGGACCGGAGTCGCCCGGCTGGCGCTGGAGGCCGGCGTCCCGGTGATCCCGTGCGCGGTGATCGGGACCGACGTGATCGCCCCGCCCGGCAGGATGCTCTCCCGGGTGGTCAGCCCGACGGTCAAGTTCGGCAGGGCACTGGACTTCTCCCGCTACCAGGGCCTTGCCGGGGATCGGTTCATCCTGCGCTCGATCACCGACGAGATCATGTACGCGATCATGGAGCTGTCCGGCCAAGTCTACGTCGACAGCTACGCGACCAGCGCTCGGTCGGTGCAGCAGCGTGCCGTCGATGCCGCGCCGCAGAACGATGCGGCGCCACCAGCCGGCGCGGATTAGTCTTGGCCTGTGCCCGAGCTGCCGAGTTTGCCGACCCTGAAAGACCTGCACGCGCTGAAACCGCTCCAGCAGCCGACCTATCCGGACCCTGCTGAGGCGACAGACGTGGTGCGCCGGCTGCGTCGGCTGCCGCCGTTGGTGTTCGCCGGAGAGTGCGACGAGCTCCGGGAGAAGATGGCCGGGGTCGCAGCGGGCAAGGCGTTCGTCCTGCAGGGCGGCGACTGCGCCGAAACCTTCGCCGGTGTCACCGCCGCCAACATCCAGAACAAGCTGCGCACCCTGCTGTCGATGGCGATCGTGCTCACCTACGCGGCACAGGTGCCCGTGGTCAAGGTCGGCCGGATGGCCGGGCAGTACACCAAACCCCGCAGCTCCGACACCGAGACCCGCGACGCCCTCACGCTTCCGGCCTACCGCGGAGACGCGGTCAACGGGTTCGAGTTCACCGAGGAGGCCAGGCGACACGATCCGCAGCGGCTGCTCGGCGTCTACAACGCCTCCTCGGCGACCCTCAACCTCGTCCGCGCCTTCGTCAAGGGCGGCTTCGCCGACATGCGGACGATGCACTCCTGGAACTCCGACTTCGTCCGGAACAGCCCGGCCGGGGTCCGGTACGAACAGCTGACCGCCGAGATCGAGCGGGCGCTGGCCTTCATCGAGGCGTGTGGGATCGACAGTGAGGAGACCCGCACCGTCGACTTCTACGCCAGCCACGAAGGTTTGAGCCTCGAGTACGAGCACGCGATGACGCGCATCGACTCGCGTACCCATCGCCCGTACAACACGTCGGGACACCTGATCTGGATCGGCGAGCGGACCCGGCAGTTGGACGGCGCCCACGTCGAACTGATGCGGCACGTCCGCAACCCGATCGCGGTCAAGCTCGGCCCGACCACATCGGCCGACACCGCCCTGGAACTGGCCGATCGGCTGGATCCCGACGGCGAACCGGGCCGGATCACCTTCATCACCCGGATGGGCGCCGGCAAGATCCGCGACCTGCTGCCCGACGTGGTGGAGAAGGTGACCGCGAGTGGCCGTCAGGTCGCCTGGGTCTGCGATCCGATGCACGGCAACACGTTCGAGACCGCCAACGGCTACAAGACCCGCGCGTTCTCCGACGTGATCGACGAGGTCAACGGCTTCTTCGACGTCCACGACGAACTCGGCACCTGGCCGGGCGGCGTACACATCGAACTGACCGGCGACGACGTCACCGAATGCGTCGGCGGCGCGCAGGAGTTGGTCGAAGCCGATCTGTCCAGCCGGTACGAGACCCTCTGCGATCCGCGGCTGAACCGCAACCAGTCGCTCGAGCTGGCCTTCCAGGTGGCGGAGCGGCTGGTACAGTCCCGCAACAGCAGGGGTGCATCGACCCGTGCGGCAGCCAGCACGCCCGGTCTCTGGGCCTGACCCGCTTACCGGGTCGCCGGCGGGCTCCGGGTCGATCCGGACGGCTCGGTACGATCTGCTCGTGACCGTCATCGATCTTCGCAGTGACACCCTGACCCGGCCGACGCCGGGAATGCTCGAGGCGATGACCACTGCGCCGGTCGGTGACGACGTGTACGACGAGGACCCGACGGTGCACGAGTTGGAGTCCCGGGTCGCTGAGCTGTTCGGCCACGAGGACGCACTCTTCTGCGTGACGGGATCGCTGTCCAACCAGTTGGGCATCCGGATGCTCGTCGAGCCGGGCGAGGAGGTGCTCTGCGACGCGCAGGCGCACATCGTCCGTGCCGAGATGGGCAGCCATGCGGCCGTCGGACAGGTGACCACCCGTACCTTCTCCTCGTCGAGCGGCCTGGCCGAGGCCGACCGCATCGCGGAGATGATCTCGGTCGGCGGCGGCCCGTACCACGTGACAACGGCCGCCGTGGCGATCGAGAACACCCTGAACTACGCAGGCGGCAGGATCCAGCCGTATGAGAACCTCGTGGAGATCTCCGAGCTGTGTCAGCGGTACGGCATCAAGCGGCACCTGGACGGTGCCCGGCTGTGGAACGCCTACATCGCAACCGGTGCGCCGCTGGTGTCCTACGGCGCGCTGTACGACACCATCAGCGTCTGCTTCTCCAAGGGCCTGGGCGCACCCATCGG
This window harbors:
- a CDS encoding 1-acyl-sn-glycerol-3-phosphate acyltransferase produces the protein MLYWLLKHLIARPLFSAWWRPWVQGEENLPDKGAVILVANHLAEGETVLLPAILKRRLVFTPKVELFHLGGVKGWVFRWFMRSIRMLPLDRSGGKKSADDMAAFADVLREGRVVIMFPEGGRSPDGRLYKGRTGAARLALQSGVPVIPVAVFDTHFSKGLLGIPRLVRPGIRIGRPMDFSRYRGAGNDRDTLRWITDEMMNGIMELSGQTYVDTYVSAVKAELRRGVPVDLVDVPELPRPGYGRPVPPVPGREVEAA
- a CDS encoding low specificity L-threonine aldolase, producing the protein MTVIDLRSDTLTRPTPGMLEAMTTAPVGDDVYDEDPTVHELESRVAELFGHEDALFCVTGSLSNQLGIRMLVEPGEEVLCDAQAHIVRAEMGSHAAVGQVTTRTFSSSSGLAEADRIAEMISVGGGPYHVTTAAVAIENTLNYAGGRIQPYENLVEISELCQRYGIKRHLDGARLWNAYIATGAPLVSYGALYDTISVCFSKGLGAPIGSVLVSSAENIARARILRKRMGAGWRQAGLLASAALYALEHQLTRLADDHAAARAFAEEVAAAAPAAIRPEDVETNIVVLDTGDRDAGKIVDAAAREDVRVSRLGPHTLRAVTHLDVDENGCRTAGKVLGSLLA
- a CDS encoding lysophospholipid acyltransferase family protein, encoding MADRQKSEHRAVWDRLPRTVREHVPPVSAVREVVRDRVDQISVPEKLRGPEDEESTPGAVLYWMLRNVLVGPTVDRVFRPVAEGVANVPGHGPAILACNHLSYADWLFLPLMLDRRVTFVAKSDYFTGSGVRGWAQRRFFRGTGQVPVDRSGGRASEGALRAGLKVLQRGELFGIFPEGTRSHDGRLYKGRTGVARLALEAGVPVIPCAVIGTDVIAPPGRMLSRVVSPTVKFGRALDFSRYQGLAGDRFILRSITDEIMYAIMELSGQVYVDSYATSARSVQQRAVDAAPQNDAAPPAGAD
- a CDS encoding class II 3-deoxy-7-phosphoheptulonate synthase, which gives rise to MPELPSLPTLKDLHALKPLQQPTYPDPAEATDVVRRLRRLPPLVFAGECDELREKMAGVAAGKAFVLQGGDCAETFAGVTAANIQNKLRTLLSMAIVLTYAAQVPVVKVGRMAGQYTKPRSSDTETRDALTLPAYRGDAVNGFEFTEEARRHDPQRLLGVYNASSATLNLVRAFVKGGFADMRTMHSWNSDFVRNSPAGVRYEQLTAEIERALAFIEACGIDSEETRTVDFYASHEGLSLEYEHAMTRIDSRTHRPYNTSGHLIWIGERTRQLDGAHVELMRHVRNPIAVKLGPTTSADTALELADRLDPDGEPGRITFITRMGAGKIRDLLPDVVEKVTASGRQVAWVCDPMHGNTFETANGYKTRAFSDVIDEVNGFFDVHDELGTWPGGVHIELTGDDVTECVGGAQELVEADLSSRYETLCDPRLNRNQSLELAFQVAERLVQSRNSRGASTRAAASTPGLWA